ACACCGGGTTCGGCGGGCTGAGCACCGTGCGCATCCCGGTGGAGGATCTTGGCCGCCTGCAGGTGAACATCGTCCGCTCCCATGCCGCCGGGGTGGGCCGACCGCTTCCGGACGAGGCGGTGCGGGGGATGCTCCTGTTCCGGGCCAACTCCTTTCTCCAGGGGGCGTCCGGGGTCCGGCCTGAGATCGTGGCGCTCTTGGTGGGGATGCTCAACGCGGGGGTGCATCCGGTGGTACCGGAGCAGGGGTCGGTGGGCTCGTCCGGGGACCTGGTGCCCCTGGCCCACCTCGCCCTGGTGCTCCTCGGGGAGGGCCGGGCCCGGTGGCGGGGCGAGGAGCTCCCGGGGGGAGAGGCGCTGCGTCGGGCCGGGCTGGCCCCGCTTGCTGAGCTCGCCCCCAAGGAAGGCCTCGCGCTGCTCAACGGCACCGCGTACATGCTGTCCCTCCTGTTTCTGGCCTGGCTCTACGGCTGGCGCGCGCTCAAGGCGAGCCTGGCCACCGCCGCCCTGACCTTCCAGGCCCTCCGCGGACGAACCGAACCCCTGGACGCCCGGATCCACGCCCTTCGCCCCCACCCGGGCCAGGTCCAGGTGGCGGCCTGGCTGCGGGAGCTCCTCCAAGGGAGCGCTCTGGTGAACTCGTACCAAGACGACGTCCAAGATCCCTATTCCCTGCGGTGCCTGCCCCAGCTCCTGGGGCCGGTGGTGGAGGCGCTGTGGGCGGTGGAGGGGAAGCTCCGCGTGGAGATGAACGCGGCCACCGACAACCCCCTCATCTTCCCGGAGGAGGCGGGGGTGACCCTGTCCGGGGGCAACTTCCACGGGGAGATCCTGGCGTTCGCCGGGGAGTGGCTGGCGGTGGCGCTCACGGAGCTGGGCGCGTCCTGCGAGCGGCGCCTGGATCTCCTCCTCACCGCCCGTGATCGCGGCCTGCCCCCGTTCCTGTCCCCGGAGCCCGGGCCCAGTTCGGGGTTGATGGTCCTCCAGTACACGGCCGCTGCCCTGACCGCGGAGAACAAGGTCCTCGCCCACCC
This genomic interval from Candidatus Acetothermia bacterium contains the following:
- the hutH gene encoding histidine ammonia-lyase, producing MIELDGHLTPADAEAVIEGEQVAVAGSALAKVDAARRVLLSLIARGKPVYGVNTGFGGLSTVRIPVEDLGRLQVNIVRSHAAGVGRPLPDEAVRGMLLFRANSFLQGASGVRPEIVALLVGMLNAGVHPVVPEQGSVGSSGDLVPLAHLALVLLGEGRARWRGEELPGGEALRRAGLAPLAELAPKEGLALLNGTAYMLSLLFLAWLYGWRALKASLATAALTFQALRGRTEPLDARIHALRPHPGQVQVAAWLRELLQGSALVNSYQDDVQDPYSLRCLPQLLGPVVEALWAVEGKLRVEMNAATDNPLIFPEEAGVTLSGGNFHGEILAFAGEWLAVALTELGASCERRLDLLLTARDRGLPPFLSPEPGPSSGLMVLQYTAAALTAENKVLAHPAAVDSIPTSGGKEDHNAMGATSAWKALRIAENVLAQVALEGVCARWAVALAGVDGLSPATRPLYTALAELVPPPGEDQYLGDAIQAVCAAVRRGRIGPHGL